The following are encoded together in the Amblyraja radiata isolate CabotCenter1 chromosome 27, sAmbRad1.1.pri, whole genome shotgun sequence genome:
- the LOC116988540 gene encoding interferon alpha-inducible protein 27-like protein 2A isoform X2: MVLGMLILAGTGGAAFIAAAPFVLGAVGFTAGGIVAGSIAAKMMSAAAAASGGAVAAGSMVAILQSAGAAGLSAAANAPVGVGGALVGAAIAI, translated from the exons ATGGTTTTAGGAATGCTTATTCTGGCGGGCACTGGTGGTG CCGCTTTCATTGCTGCAGCCCCCTTTGTTTTGGGGGCAGTGGGCTTCACCGCTGGTGGGATAGTGGCCGGTTCTATCGCTGCAAAGATGATGAGTGCCGCCGCTGCTGCCAGTGGAGGAGCTGTTGCAGCTGGAAGCATGGTGGCTATTCTTCAATCGGCTG GAGCTGCAGGACTGTCTGCCGCTGCTAATGCACCAGTTGGGGTTGGAGGTGCATTAGTTGGTGCAGCGATCGCAATCTGA